A genomic region of Thermodesulfitimonas autotrophica contains the following coding sequences:
- a CDS encoding S41 family peptidase, translated as MRLSRTGRFWLVTFLAVLLIVGCLVGAAVMALGYRQVENLLEVITIIRSDYLHEVSTRRLVEGAAKGIVGALGDPYSVYLEPETFKHLQEQIRGSFGGLGILVGMKDQRLTVIKPFPDTPAGRAGVKAGDVIVKIEDRQTQGLDLETAVSLMRGPVGTTVTLTLMRPGSGPLTLTLEREEITVPTVEGKLLPGGIGYLTISQFTERTPAEVHQVLGKLRAKGMRALILDLRDNPGGELQAAVRVADYFVPPGPVVYVDYRNDKDEVYSASGPRLGLPLVVLVNENSASAAEIVAAAIKETGSGKIVGTRTFGKGVVQSVYPLKNGAGLKLTTARYLTPRKHDINGKGVEPDVKVEQPANGEDRQLAAAQEILRGAGR; from the coding sequence GTGCGGCTTTCGCGTACGGGTCGCTTCTGGCTGGTTACCTTTCTCGCGGTGCTCCTTATTGTCGGCTGCCTGGTGGGCGCGGCGGTTATGGCGCTTGGCTACCGGCAGGTAGAAAACCTCCTTGAGGTCATTACCATCATCCGCTCCGACTACCTGCACGAAGTAAGCACGCGCCGTCTGGTGGAGGGCGCGGCGAAGGGAATTGTAGGAGCACTTGGCGATCCTTATTCGGTTTACCTCGAGCCGGAAACCTTTAAGCACCTTCAGGAACAGATCCGCGGTTCATTCGGGGGTCTGGGTATCCTTGTAGGGATGAAGGACCAGCGCCTTACCGTCATCAAGCCCTTTCCGGATACGCCCGCCGGCCGGGCGGGGGTCAAGGCGGGTGACGTCATTGTGAAGATCGAGGACCGGCAAACGCAGGGTCTCGACCTGGAAACGGCGGTGAGTCTCATGCGGGGACCGGTCGGCACTACGGTTACGCTGACGCTGATGCGGCCCGGAAGCGGACCGCTAACCCTGACGCTTGAGCGGGAAGAGATCACGGTTCCGACGGTAGAAGGGAAACTTCTCCCCGGCGGAATCGGCTACCTCACCATCAGCCAGTTTACCGAGCGGACGCCGGCTGAGGTGCACCAGGTTCTCGGCAAGCTGCGGGCGAAGGGCATGCGGGCGCTCATCCTTGATTTGCGGGATAATCCCGGCGGGGAGTTGCAGGCTGCGGTGCGGGTAGCGGACTATTTTGTACCCCCGGGGCCGGTGGTCTACGTTGATTACCGCAACGACAAGGACGAGGTTTACAGCGCGAGCGGGCCCCGGCTGGGGCTACCTCTCGTAGTGCTGGTGAACGAGAATAGTGCCAGCGCGGCGGAGATCGTGGCAGCCGCCATCAAGGAGACGGGCAGCGGCAAAATCGTAGGCACCCGGACCTTCGGCAAGGGGGTTGTGCAGTCGGTTTACCCGCTCAAAAATGGCGCCGGGCTGAAGCTTACCACGGCCCGCTACCTGACGCCGCGGAAGCACGATATCAACGGGAAAGGCGTGGAGCCGGACGTGAAGGTGGAGCAACCGGCGAACGGGGAGGACCGGCAGCTTGCGGCCGCCCAGGAGATTTTGCGCGGGGCAGGGCGGTAG
- a CDS encoding CooT family nickel-binding protein — MCEANAYLREGDKEELVLEMVDKVVPYEDGLLLEDIYGRRKIIKAKIKELALVDHKIILERD; from the coding sequence GTGTGCGAGGCTAACGCTTACCTGCGCGAAGGAGATAAAGAGGAACTGGTTCTGGAAATGGTCGATAAAGTGGTGCCTTACGAGGACGGTCTGCTTCTCGAGGATATTTACGGCCGGCGGAAGATCATCAAGGCGAAGATTAAGGAACTGGCCCTTGTGGACCATAAGATCATCCTCGAAAGAGACTGA
- a CDS encoding uracil-DNA glycosylase, protein MKGVKESLQLTFEDLIGPQTLEELKKSVAACQKCGLAAGRTNVVFGEGNPFALLMLIGEGPGADEDRLGRPFVGAAGQLLDRILAACGITREEVYIANIVKCRPPGNRVPLKEEAEACLPYLRRQIELIRPRLIVLLGSTALHYLIGGGTGITKMRGQWLGPIFGARVMPTYHPAALLRDPSKKRPVWEDFQKVRDAYFALKKGAGPS, encoded by the coding sequence GTGAAGGGAGTAAAAGAAAGCCTGCAACTTACCTTTGAGGATCTGATCGGCCCGCAGACCCTCGAAGAACTGAAAAAGAGCGTGGCCGCGTGCCAGAAGTGCGGTCTTGCCGCCGGGCGAACTAACGTGGTTTTCGGGGAGGGAAACCCCTTTGCCCTCCTGATGCTCATAGGCGAAGGCCCAGGGGCGGACGAAGACCGGCTCGGGCGGCCTTTTGTCGGCGCGGCGGGCCAGTTGCTCGACAGGATCCTGGCTGCCTGCGGCATCACCCGGGAAGAGGTGTACATCGCCAATATTGTCAAGTGCCGCCCGCCTGGCAACCGGGTGCCGCTGAAGGAGGAGGCGGAGGCTTGCCTGCCTTATTTACGGCGGCAGATTGAGCTCATCCGGCCGCGGTTGATCGTGCTCCTTGGCTCAACCGCCCTTCACTACTTGATTGGTGGGGGAACGGGGATCACCAAAATGCGCGGTCAATGGCTGGGGCCTATTTTTGGTGCCAGGGTGATGCCGACCTACCACCCGGCGGCGCTGCTGCGCGATCCTTCGAAGAAGCGTCCGGTCTGGGAAGATTTTCAGAAGGTGCGGGACGCTTATTTCGCCCTCAAGAAGGGCGCCGGACCTTCTTAA
- a CDS encoding sugar ABC transporter substrate-binding protein has product MSRRRLRGALALVLLILFLAGGCPRKAPRKPVLPLKIGLCVADAARDGNTVVRLVMSQKARAEKVRIIFADAQNDPARQERELERLVKKERVKAVVVQFVDPAAAGGMVRRLREAGVKVVALETLVPDAPLDAYIASDHARAGELLGRFVVESLPGGGTSPARVLFLGGDPDDPGMAAVGAAFRGVLGAYPAVAVTVENVPRSDPRAVGPLVTGTLDRYGNAVDAVAAADSRFAVAAVEVLRARGLVGRVVTAGVGADRRATDLMSAGQHGAEVDVQPEMLGTAALRAAVDLVRRGEWAYETRVATGDFSIPAQIVPVRLIRPANLYLLTERWRKYGGGAGPDKGSSRSEGAGGGGGAGKGGKKGAEKKTRLRVTTQDGRTVEIDVPGEVKKIETVK; this is encoded by the coding sequence ATGTCGCGCAGGCGTCTGAGAGGTGCGCTGGCGCTGGTGCTGTTGATCCTGTTTCTGGCCGGGGGATGCCCGCGGAAGGCGCCGCGCAAGCCCGTTTTGCCGCTAAAAATCGGGCTGTGCGTCGCCGATGCGGCACGGGACGGGAATACAGTTGTCAGACTGGTGATGTCGCAAAAGGCACGCGCCGAGAAGGTTAGGATCATCTTCGCCGACGCGCAAAACGATCCGGCACGGCAGGAGCGAGAGCTCGAACGGCTGGTGAAAAAAGAGCGGGTAAAGGCGGTGGTGGTGCAGTTCGTCGACCCGGCGGCGGCCGGGGGAATGGTGCGGCGGCTACGGGAGGCAGGGGTGAAGGTGGTAGCGCTGGAAACGCTGGTCCCGGATGCGCCGTTAGACGCCTATATCGCTTCCGACCACGCGCGGGCGGGGGAGCTTTTGGGGCGCTTTGTGGTCGAAAGCTTGCCGGGCGGCGGCACATCGCCGGCACGGGTGCTTTTTCTGGGCGGTGATCCGGACGACCCAGGGATGGCCGCAGTCGGAGCGGCCTTCCGGGGCGTTCTGGGCGCCTACCCGGCGGTGGCGGTCACCGTGGAAAACGTGCCCCGTAGCGACCCGCGGGCGGTGGGCCCCCTGGTTACGGGTACGCTGGACCGTTACGGCAACGCGGTGGACGCTGTGGCGGCTGCTGACAGCCGCTTCGCGGTGGCTGCCGTGGAAGTGCTCCGGGCACGGGGCCTGGTTGGGCGTGTAGTGACGGCAGGAGTGGGGGCCGACCGCCGGGCGACAGACCTGATGAGCGCCGGGCAGCACGGCGCCGAAGTGGACGTGCAGCCGGAGATGCTCGGGACGGCCGCGCTGCGGGCGGCGGTGGACCTGGTGCGGCGCGGGGAGTGGGCCTACGAGACGCGCGTCGCGACCGGAGACTTCAGCATTCCGGCGCAGATTGTTCCTGTTCGGCTCATCCGGCCGGCAAACCTTTATCTGCTTACGGAACGGTGGCGAAAGTACGGCGGCGGGGCTGGTCCGGACAAGGGTTCATCACGCAGCGAAGGCGCCGGTGGCGGCGGCGGAGCCGGTAAAGGCGGCAAAAAGGGTGCGGAAAAGAAAACCCGGCTGCGCGTCACCACGCAGGACGGCCGCACAGTGGAAATCGACGTCCCGGGCGAGGTGAAGAAAATTGAGACAGTGAAGTGA
- the eam gene encoding glutamate 2,3-aminomutase: MMVNRCPDTSVLTPEEKRRIALERARELKSRIADYLTVRDAIPTGFAWAEKIGYYKARIIELLEASASDWEDWRWQMRNRISDAAFLAKLVDLPETLLEEINEVAKHYRWAISPYYAAVVAAAGPGSPVWRQAVPSLEELQDSGGSLDPMAEELTSPAPGITRRYPDRLIINVTNVCAMYCRHCQRRRNIGEVDRHQPRRVLEAALDYIRSNPEIRDVLVTGGDALLLPDHQLDWLLGELHRIPHVEIKRLGTRTPVTLPQRITEELCAVLTKYPPIYLNTQFNHPLEVTPEAAQACDRLVRAGVVLGNQAVLLRHVNNDPFVMRRLNQELLKIRVRPYYLFQAKEVRGTRHFITAVEEGLEIMEQLRGYTSGLAVPTYIINAPGGLGKTPVTPGYILDRKPGRIVLRTWENRVVAYPAEVAAEETTCPKDAGRAKQARKPPVL, translated from the coding sequence ATGATGGTAAACCGTTGCCCTGACACCAGCGTTTTAACTCCTGAGGAGAAACGGCGGATAGCGCTTGAAAGGGCCAGGGAACTCAAAAGCCGTATTGCCGATTATCTAACGGTCCGGGACGCGATACCTACTGGTTTTGCCTGGGCAGAGAAAATTGGGTATTACAAAGCGCGGATAATTGAGCTCTTGGAGGCTTCGGCCTCGGACTGGGAAGACTGGCGCTGGCAGATGCGGAACCGGATTAGCGATGCCGCTTTTTTAGCAAAGTTGGTTGATCTGCCGGAAACACTTTTGGAGGAGATTAATGAAGTCGCGAAACACTACCGGTGGGCGATTTCTCCTTACTACGCAGCCGTTGTTGCCGCTGCGGGTCCGGGCAGCCCGGTTTGGCGCCAGGCGGTGCCGTCGCTGGAGGAACTGCAGGATAGTGGCGGTAGCCTCGATCCGATGGCCGAGGAGTTGACCTCTCCCGCGCCCGGGATTACCCGGCGGTATCCCGACCGCCTGATTATCAACGTAACGAATGTGTGCGCTATGTACTGCCGCCATTGCCAGCGGCGGCGTAACATCGGGGAGGTCGACCGCCACCAGCCGCGCCGGGTGCTGGAGGCCGCCCTTGACTATATCCGGTCGAACCCGGAGATCCGGGATGTATTGGTTACCGGTGGTGACGCCTTGCTTCTGCCGGACCACCAGTTAGATTGGTTGCTCGGCGAACTGCACCGCATCCCCCACGTCGAGATTAAGAGGTTGGGTACGCGGACGCCGGTGACGCTGCCGCAGCGCATTACCGAAGAGTTGTGTGCTGTTTTGACCAAGTACCCGCCCATTTACCTCAACACCCAGTTCAACCACCCGCTGGAGGTAACGCCAGAGGCGGCGCAGGCCTGCGACCGGCTGGTCCGCGCCGGTGTGGTTCTCGGCAACCAGGCGGTGCTCCTGCGGCACGTAAACAACGATCCCTTCGTAATGCGCCGTTTGAACCAGGAGTTGTTAAAGATCCGGGTTCGCCCCTACTACCTCTTTCAGGCCAAGGAGGTCCGCGGTACGCGGCACTTTATTACTGCGGTCGAGGAAGGGCTGGAGATTATGGAGCAGTTGCGCGGCTACACTTCCGGACTGGCTGTACCCACTTACATCATTAACGCCCCGGGCGGGTTGGGCAAGACTCCGGTAACGCCTGGCTATATCCTCGACCGGAAGCCCGGCCGGATTGTGCTGCGCACCTGGGAAAACCGGGTGGTAGCGTATCCGGCCGAGGTTGCGGCTGAAGAAACCACCTGCCCCAAAGATGCGGGAAGAGCGAAGCAGGCCCGGAAGCCGCCGGTGCTTTAG
- a CDS encoding bifunctional alpha,alpha-trehalose-phosphate synthase (UDP-forming)/trehalose-phosphatase, with protein sequence MGRLLIVSNRLPVTVLQKKGGYRFFPSIGGLATGLKSLQRSWESLWIGWPGEIQDEEARAELRARLLTEFNCHPVFLSPADVEKYYGGFSNRTIWPLFHYFPVYTVYDESYWEAYERVNRLFCREILRVARPDDTIWVHDYHLMLLPKMLREKLPDAAIGFFLHIPFPSFELFRLLPWRRDILEGLLGADLVGFHTYDYARHFLSSVLHILGYDHKLGEIITREHAAKVDSFPMGIDYERFSGATALPAVRREIRLLRQQLGDTKVVLSIDRLDYTKGIPQRLEAFSLFLKKYPEWRGKVTLLLVTAPSRVSLDQYRLLRRQVDELVGRINGEYGSVGWTPIRYLNRTLTFHPLAAMYAVADVALVTPLRDGMNLIAKEYIATRRDGKGVLIISEMAGAASELGEALVINPNNKAEVAEALHLALQMPEEEQVARNRVMQERLKRWNVACWAEKFMEKLAEVKERQEAFLVKRLRQANKERLVRDYASAKRRLLLLDYDGTLTGFFGRPEEARPGNEILELLARMAAVPGNEVVLISGRDKETLEDWFGDLGIGLIAEHGVWIKEQEKDWEMIEPLTNEWKEAIRPVLELYVDRTPGAFIEEKGFALVFHYRKAEPELGALRARELVNHLLNLTANLHLQVLEGNKVVEVKNAGINKGRAALRWIGRAAWDFILAAGDDRTDEDLFAVLPETAYSLKVGLTPSRARFNLPSPKEVLSLLEKLVDLGPRHG encoded by the coding sequence GTGGGTAGATTATTAATCGTTTCCAACAGGTTACCGGTGACCGTGCTCCAGAAGAAGGGCGGCTACCGCTTTTTCCCCAGTATTGGCGGCCTGGCCACGGGACTAAAGTCGCTTCAGCGGTCGTGGGAGAGCCTCTGGATCGGCTGGCCGGGGGAGATCCAGGACGAAGAGGCGCGCGCGGAGCTGCGGGCGCGCCTGCTGACAGAATTTAACTGCCACCCGGTATTCCTTTCTCCTGCCGACGTAGAAAAATACTACGGTGGTTTCAGCAACCGCACCATCTGGCCGCTCTTCCACTACTTCCCCGTTTATACCGTCTACGACGAAAGCTACTGGGAGGCCTATGAGCGGGTGAACCGGCTTTTCTGCCGGGAGATACTCCGGGTGGCAAGGCCTGATGATACCATCTGGGTGCACGATTACCATCTGATGCTGCTCCCGAAAATGCTCCGGGAGAAGCTCCCGGACGCGGCGATCGGCTTTTTCCTGCACATCCCTTTCCCGTCCTTTGAACTCTTCCGCCTTCTCCCGTGGCGGCGGGATATTTTAGAAGGCTTGTTAGGTGCTGACCTGGTGGGCTTCCATACCTATGATTACGCCCGGCACTTCTTAAGCAGCGTCCTCCACATCCTGGGCTACGACCATAAATTAGGGGAAATCATCACCCGGGAACACGCAGCGAAGGTTGATTCCTTTCCTATGGGGATAGATTACGAACGCTTCTCCGGAGCCACTGCATTACCTGCCGTGCGAAGAGAGATAAGGCTATTGCGGCAGCAGTTGGGGGACACGAAAGTGGTGCTGTCTATTGACCGGTTGGATTATACCAAGGGCATTCCGCAGCGCCTTGAAGCGTTCAGCCTTTTTCTGAAGAAGTACCCGGAGTGGCGCGGCAAGGTAACCCTGCTTTTAGTGACCGCGCCTTCGCGGGTAAGCCTCGACCAGTACCGTCTGTTGCGAAGGCAGGTGGATGAGCTTGTCGGGCGGATCAACGGGGAGTACGGGAGCGTCGGCTGGACGCCCATCCGCTACCTCAACCGCACCTTAACCTTCCATCCGCTGGCGGCAATGTATGCGGTGGCCGATGTGGCGCTGGTCACGCCCCTGCGGGACGGGATGAACCTGATCGCGAAGGAGTATATCGCTACCCGCCGGGACGGGAAAGGCGTGCTGATCATCAGCGAGATGGCCGGGGCGGCGAGCGAGTTAGGCGAGGCGCTGGTGATAAACCCCAATAACAAGGCAGAAGTCGCGGAGGCGCTGCATTTGGCGCTGCAGATGCCGGAGGAAGAGCAGGTAGCCCGTAACCGGGTGATGCAGGAGCGGTTGAAACGGTGGAACGTGGCCTGCTGGGCGGAGAAATTTATGGAAAAATTGGCGGAAGTGAAAGAACGCCAGGAAGCGTTTTTGGTGAAGCGCCTGCGGCAGGCAAACAAAGAGCGCCTGGTGCGGGACTACGCGTCGGCTAAGCGCCGGCTGTTGCTGTTAGATTACGATGGGACACTCACCGGTTTTTTCGGCCGGCCGGAGGAGGCGAGGCCAGGTAACGAAATCCTGGAACTGCTTGCGCGAATGGCTGCCGTGCCTGGGAACGAGGTCGTTCTTATCAGCGGCCGGGACAAGGAGACTTTAGAGGACTGGTTTGGGGACTTAGGGATCGGCCTGATCGCCGAGCACGGCGTATGGATCAAGGAGCAGGAAAAGGACTGGGAGATGATCGAACCGCTGACCAACGAGTGGAAAGAGGCGATCCGGCCGGTGCTCGAGTTGTACGTTGACCGGACCCCGGGCGCCTTTATCGAAGAAAAGGGGTTTGCGCTCGTCTTTCACTACCGCAAGGCCGAACCGGAATTGGGCGCGCTGCGGGCGCGGGAACTGGTAAACCACTTGCTCAACCTTACCGCCAACCTGCACCTCCAGGTGTTAGAAGGAAACAAGGTGGTCGAGGTAAAGAACGCGGGAATTAATAAAGGCAGAGCGGCGTTACGCTGGATTGGCCGCGCGGCGTGGGATTTCATCCTCGCTGCGGGAGACGACCGGACCGACGAGGATCTCTTCGCCGTTCTTCCGGAGACAGCCTACTCGCTAAAGGTGGGGCTGACTCCCTCGCGGGCCCGGTTCAACCTTCCTTCGCCCAAGGAGGTGCTATCGTTGTTAGAGAAGTTGGTAGATTTAGGACCCAGACACGGATAG